From a single Helicoverpa armigera isolate CAAS_96S chromosome 7, ASM3070526v1, whole genome shotgun sequence genomic region:
- the LOC126056098 gene encoding toll-like receptor 6 translates to MTKNFYGMVSLKVWMCLVVVAGARARSAPPAPTGCHWDYSDTKLSESNFLTCNIKTIGSVDFLFKNITTAQAYNINKLKLTCTDLLFFESSLHMNTGSFLGQLRKLEDLRVEYCKIRYVPATVLSPLRDLTSLSLRSYNTDWPAMTMEFHAESFRGLMELRTLDLGDNNIYMLPSEVFCPLFSLEVLNLTNNRIQDISEIGFSDWGKGPIAPGKSCNTGLKMLDLSHNNILRLPDNGLSSLRSLEVLNIQNNLINEIGDRAFVGLNSLKILNLSGNKLVAVPPELFQSSRVIKEISLANNSLSVLAPGLLEGLDQLEKLDLSRNRLTNDWVNRDTFAGLIRLVILNLSYNSLARLDPKSFHDLNNLQVLNLDNNAIETISNGAFAELKNLHQLSISDNKIKTLNEHIFSNLFVLSQLYLDNNLISTIHEHCFENITYLQDLGLNGNSMNTIPDGIKKLRFLKSLDIGKNNISKVANTSFEGLEELYGLRLVDNQITSIPKDTFSTLPSLQVLNLASNKIETIEQDAFLSNPTLKAIRLDGNKLTDIRGVFNKLNTLGWLNISDNKLIYFDYSYMPGSLEWLDIHSNNITKLENEQNAQQNIRMLDVSYNALENVDERSIPDSIEVLFLNNNKIHTIHPGTFLQKRNLEKVVVTDNKLRTVELSAFTLPHIPKHRMLPKFFIGNNPFVCNCHMIWLQKINLWNHMRQYPRFMDLETVTCEVVNNKYGGKANLMDVPETQFLCSYETHCSSSCFCCDFEACDCKMTCPEGCSCFHDSNWNSNVIDCSNAGYTEIPEKIPMDATELYLDGNVFRTLNSHLFIGKKKLHKLYLNNSNIANIDNDTLNGLHSLNILHLENNHLTELSAGVFSQTKHLRELYLNDNLLTSVANKTFENLSSLRVAHFQGNKIVDLDKKLAHVSHLESVNVQGNLFTCTCDNIMALQNWFKKYYEDPVEMLCVGENGLASNYTVFDAFDKCRDSSVMDNTIPTENQPYQYDEVSPIKLNFVPLLAVVLISVILILLFGALAFSFRQNVRLWAHSKYGVRLFKSASIQESELDRDRLYDGYAVYSLLDDDFVSKVVAPEMEHSGYTMCFHYRDLQHAPDNYLTEQITNAAESSKRILVFVSFNFLQNEWSKATFKAAMKHVITSIHPSIRRHRVVFILTTDVSALNLDLDFQNYLKTCNVLLWGEKKFWEKIRFVMPDISNLHWNKDTMNYNHGVCPNGRRHPSRYTASPTAPEHWYKYDAIPPQTPTTANVGITIEDDTSMLTNTTLTSQIQDGENLHHSYISIDTQNYEQPYGGRPRPPNTLRKHPGHHSPSMLDEQGYLQPRSSVHDCLPQTHPAVHR, encoded by the coding sequence ATGACCAAGAACTTTTACGGCATGGTTTCGTTAAAAGTTTGGATGTGTTTGGTTGTCGTGGCCGGTGCGCGCGCACGttccgcgccgcccgcccccACCGGCTGTCATTGGGACTATTCGGACACAAAGTTGAGTGAATCAAACTTTCTCACGTGTAACATTAAAACCATCGGCTCAGTTGacttcttatttaaaaacattaccaCGGCGCAGGCGTACAACATCAACAAGTTGAAACTCACTTGCACGGATTTGTTGTTCTTCGAAAGTTCGCTTCATATGAATACCGGCAGTTTTTTGGGCCAACTGCGAAAACTTGAAGACTTGCGCGTTGAGTACTGTAAGATACGGTACGTGCCCGCTACTGTGCTGTCTCCGCTACGTGATTTAACTAGTTTATCTCTACGTTCCTACAATACAGATTGGCCTGCGATGACTATGGAGTTTCACGCTGAAAGTTTTCGTGGACTAATGGAACTTCGGACACTGGATCTAGGTGACAACAATATTTACATGTTACCTTCTGAAGTGTTTTGTCCGCTTTTTAGTTTAGAAGTATTGAATCTAACTAACAACAGAATTCAAGATATATCAGAAATCGGCTTCTCTGATTGGGGCAAGGGACCTATTGCTCCAGGTAAATCATGCAACACTGGATTGAAGATGCTTGATTTGTctcacaataatattttacgacTTCCTGACAACGGCCTTTCTAGTTTAAGATCTTTGGAAGTGTTGAATATTCAGAACaacttaattaatgaaataggCGACAGAGCCTTCGTCGGAttgaattcattaaaaattcTGAACTTGTCGGGAAATAAGTTAGTCGCTGTCCCTCCTGAACTATTTCAATCATCACGAGTTATCAAAGAAATCTCATTAGCGAATAATTCGCTTTCTGTGTTGGCTCCGGGATTACTTGAAGGACTTGATCAGCTTGAGAAATTGGATTTATCTAGAAACCGTCTTACCAACGATTGGGTTAACAGAGATACTTTTGCCGGCCTTATCCGCCTAGTTATATTGAATTTGTCTTACAACTCGCTTGCACGCCTGGATCCAAAGTCTTTTCACGACTTAAACAACTTACAAGTTTTGAATCTAGACAACAACGCTATTGAAACTATCAGCAATGGAGCTTTTGCTGAGCTTAAGAACTTGCATCAACTGTCAATATCAGATAATAAGATAAAGACGTTGAACGAACACATTTTTTCCAACTTATTCGTTCTCAGCCAGCTGTACTTAGATAATAACCTCATATCAACTATTCATGAACACTGTTTTGAGAATATCACTTATTTACAAGACTTAGGTCTAAATGGCAACAGTATGAATACAATCCCTGATGGAATCaagaaattaagatttttgaAATCCCTTGATATCGGGAAGAATAACATATCTAAAGTAGCAAACACATCTTTTGAAGGATTAGAAGAGCTTTATGGATTGCGGCTAGTTGACAATCAGATTACTAGCATACCGAAAGATACATTCAGTACTCTGCCATCCTTGCAAGTACTAAATTTGGCATCAAACAAAATAGAAACTATTGAGCAAGACGCGTTTTTATCTAATCCGACTTTAAAAGCTATCCGCTTAGACGGGAACAAACTGACCGACATCCGAGGTGTTTTTAACAAACTAAATACTCTCGGTTGGCTCAACATATCCGACAATAAGCTTATTTACTTTGACTATAGTTATATGCCTGGGAGCCTTGAATGGTTGGATATTCACAGTAACAATATTACGAAACTAGAAAACGAACAGAACGCACAACAAAACATCCGAATGCTTGACGTAAGCTACAATGCATTAGAAAACGTCGATGAAAGGTCGATACCTGATTCTATTGAAGTCCTTTtcttaaataacaacaaaattcaCACGATTCACCCAGGTACATTCttacaaaaaagaaacttaGAAAAGGTTGTCGTGACGGACAATAAATTGAGAACCGTTGAACTGTCGGCGTTCACGCTGCCCCATATACCGAAGCACAGAATGCTGCCAAAATTCTTTATTGGAAATAATCCATTTGTATGTAACTGTCATATGATTTGGCTGCAAAAGATAAACCTATGGAATCACATGCGACAGTACCCAAGATTCATGGATTTAGAAACAGTAACATGCGAAgttgtaaataacaaatatggtGGAAAAGCTAACTTAATGGATGTTCCTGAAACTCAGTTCCTTTGTTCATACGAAACTCACTGTTCCTCTAGTTGTTTCTGCTGCGATTTTGAAGCTTGTGACTGTAAAATGACATGCCCTGAAGGTTGCTCATGTTTCCATGATAGCAATTGGAACTCAAATGTTATTGATTGCTCAAACGCGGGCTACACTGAAATACCCGAGAAAATACCGATGGATGCCACAGAACTTTACCTTGATGGCAATGTTTTCCGCACCTTAAATAGTCACCTGTTTATTGGAAAGAAAAAGCTTCACAAACTCTACTTGAACAACAGTAACATCGCTAATATCGACAATGACACCTTAAATGGCTTGCACTCTTTAAATATCCTTCACCTTGAAAACAACCATCTGACCGAGCTGTCTGCTGGAGTGTTCTCGCAAACAAAACACTTGAGGGAGTTATACTTGAACGATAACCTCTTGACAAGCGTCGCAAACAAGACTTTTGAGAACCTGTCATCCTTAAGAGTTGCGCACTTCCAAGGAAACAAGATTGTCGACCTTGACAAAAAGTTGGCACACGTATCTCATTTGGAAAGCGTCAACGTTCAGGGTAACTTGTTCACGTGTACATGTGACAACATCATGGCCCTTCAGAACTGGTTCAAGAAGTACTATGAAGATCCCGTTGAAATGTTGTGTGTTGGTGAAAATGGACTTGCATCGAACTATACTGTGTTTGACGCGTTTGATAAGTGTCGTGATTCAAGTGTAATGGACAATACTATTCCTACTGAAAATCAACCCTATCAGTATGATGAAGTGAGCCCCATAAAATTGAACTTTGTGCCACTATTAGCTGTAGTTTTGATAAGTGTTATTCTGATACTATTATTCGGTGCCTTAGCTTTCTCGTTtaggcaaaatgtacgcttATGGGCGCACTCTAAATATGGAGTTAGACTGTTCAAAAGTGCTTCAATTCAAGAGAGTGAGCTCGATAGAGATAGGTTGTATGATGGATATGCTGTATATAGTTTATTGGATGATGATTTTGTATCTAAAGTAGTAGCTCCGGAAATGGAGCACTCTGGTTACACAATGTGTTTTCATTATCGAGATTTACAACATGCGCCTGATAATTACTTAACTGAGCAGATTACAAATGCCGCTGAATCATCCAAAAGAATTTTAGTATTTGTGTCAtttaattttctacaaaatgaATGGTCTAAAGCTACTTTTAAGGCTGCAATGAAACATGTAATCACTTCTATTCACCCCTCAATAAGGCGACACAGAGTAGTATTCATTTTAACAACAGATGTTAGCGCTCTAAACTTAGATCTAGATTTccaaaactatttgaaaactTGCAACGTTTTATTGTGGGGTGAGAAGAAGTTTTGGGAGAAAATTAGGTTTGTAATGCCAGACATTTCTAATTTGCATTGGAACAAAGATACAATGAATTACAATCATGGCGTGTGTCCAAATGGTAGACGGCATCCTTCTAGATATACGGCCTCGCCTACAGCGCCGGAACACTGGTATAAATACGACGCGATACCGCCTCAGACACCCACTACAGCTAACGTGGGTATTACTATTGAGGATGATACGTCCATGTTGACAAATACAACGTTGACGAGTCAGATTCAAGATGGGGAGAATTTACACCATAGCTACATATCTATTGATACACAAAATTATGAGCAGCCTTATGGCGGTCGGCCCAGGCCTCCTAACACGTTGCGCAAACATCCTGGTCACCACTCCCCATCGATGCTCGACGAGCAAGGTTACTTACAACCCCGTTCGTCTGTGCACGACTGCTTGCCACAAACTCATCCAGCCGTGCACAGATGA